The Vibrio sp. B1FLJ16 DNA segment GAATAAAAAACAGCCGACGAAAACCGTCGGGATCTATTGTGCTAAATGTAAAACCCAACTGTTTAAATATCGTAAAGGTGGCAAAGGTGCGCTGGTCAAATGTTTTAAAGAGCGAATCGTAGATGACTTCACCCAGACGCCTTGTATGTGTCCCGAATGCAACCAGGAGTTTGCGAGAGAAACGTTAGTCAGAGGAACGCCCGCTTATAAGATGATTGGCGGTAAAGTAACCATGAAGTAGGGGGAAATAATGGCGAAAAGGAAAGATTACTGTGTAGTGTTAAGTACCACTGGTAATGAAAAGAACCGAGATAAGATCATTAAGGGGCTTTTAGATGCAAAGTTGGCGGCATGTATTCAGACAATGCAAATCGACAGTCACTATGTCTGGAAAGGGGAAATCTGTAATGACTCTGAGTGGCTTTTGGTCATTAAGACGCGTCGTGACCTTTACGAGTTAGTAGAAGAAAAAATTGAGGAATTG contains these protein-coding regions:
- the cutA gene encoding divalent-cation tolerance protein CutA; this encodes MAKRKDYCVVLSTTGNEKNRDKIIKGLLDAKLAACIQTMQIDSHYVWKGEICNDSEWLLVIKTRRDLYELVEEKIEELHDYEVPQIVQVPIVDGFNPYLEWIRESTLSRH